A DNA window from Zingiber officinale cultivar Zhangliang chromosome 3A, Zo_v1.1, whole genome shotgun sequence contains the following coding sequences:
- the LOC122052224 gene encoding maltose excess protein 1-like, chloroplastic isoform X2, which produces MAMAITPPPALRLRQSASHGPFRLFPPRPSRSLVARAHGSIPMPLCRRLITLNQYLPASAIPRLRSSPLSATSADDVHPVDKGSNYQEWDSLTSRFAGAANIPFLLLQLPQIILNARNLLSGNNAALFAVPWLGMLTGLLGNLSLVSYFVEKKETEAVIVQTLGVVSTYVVIAQLTMAQAMPLPQFAVTTIVVALGLVVNFLNYFGWVDGAIWNLWEDFITIGGLAVLPQVMWSTFVPFVPSSILPGVISFTLAAATVILARIGKLSEKATKLVGSLSGWTATLLFMWMPVAQTWTNYLNPDNIRGLSSFTMLLSMMGNGLMIPRALFIRDLMWFTGSIWASFLQGWGNLFCMYSLNTISREFFFGTTIGLLLWTGMSLWRDSVAYGYNNPLRSIKELVFGS; this is translated from the exons GCTAGCCATGGACCCTTCCGCCTCTTCCCTCCTCGCCCTTCGCGTTCACTCGTGGCGAGGGCCCATGGCTCCATCCCCATGCCACTGTGTCGACGTCTGATAACCCTAAACCAATACCTTCCGGCATCCGCAATTCCACGCCTGCGATCGTCGCCGCTCTCCGCCACCTCGGCTGACGACGTCCATCCGGTCGATAAG GGATCCAACTACCAGGAATGGGACTCCTTGACGTCCAGGTTCGCGGGAGCTGCGAACATCCCCTTCCTCCTCCTACAACTTCCCCAGATCATCCTAAACGCCCGCAATCTTCTCTCGGGCAACAACGCCGCCCTTTTTGCCGTGCCTTGGCTC GGTATGCTTACTGGATTGCTGGGCAACCTGTCGCTAGTGTCCTATTTCGTGGAGAAGAAGGAGACAGAAGCAGTCATCGTCCAGACGCTGGGTGTCGTCTCGACGTATGTAGTGATAGCACAGCTAACCATGGCCCAGGCGATGCCACTGCCGCAATTTGCGGTGACGACGATTGTTGTGGCTTTAGGGCTCGTTGTGAACTTTTTGAATTACTTTGGTTGGGTTGATGGTGCTATCTGGAATCTCTGGGAGGATTTCATTACCATTGGTGGACTAGCTGTACTCCCTCAG GTTATGTGGTCTACGTTTGTCCCATTTGTCCCCAGCAGCATCCTTCCAGGAGTCATTTCCTTCACTCTGGCAGCTGCAACTGTCATTTTG GCACGGATTGGCAAACTTTCCGAGAAGGCAACAAAGTTAGTAGGTTCATTGTCTGGATGGACTGCTACCCTCCTTTTCATGTGGATGCCGGTTGCACAGACG TGGACAAATTATCTCAACCCTGATAACATCAGAGGCTTATCCTCTTTCACAATGTTGCTTTCGATGATGGGAAATGGTCTGATGATTCCGCGAGCTTTGTTTATACGAGACCTTATGTG GTTCACTGGTTCAATTTGGGCATCATTTCTTCAGGGTTGGGGAAACCTATTCTGCATGTATAG TCTTAACACCATCAGCAGGGAGTTTTTCTTTGGAACAACCATTGGACTGCTTCTTTGGACAG GGATGTCCCTCTGGAGAGATTCAGTGGCCTATGGATACAACAACCCTTTAAGATCCATCAAAGAGCTTGTTTTTGGATCATGA
- the LOC122052224 gene encoding maltose excess protein 1-like, chloroplastic isoform X1: MAMAITPPPALRLRQSASHGPFRLFPPRPSRSLVARAHGSIPMPLCRRLITLNQYLPASAIPRLRSSPLSATSADDVHPVDKIRLFVVQGSNYQEWDSLTSRFAGAANIPFLLLQLPQIILNARNLLSGNNAALFAVPWLGMLTGLLGNLSLVSYFVEKKETEAVIVQTLGVVSTYVVIAQLTMAQAMPLPQFAVTTIVVALGLVVNFLNYFGWVDGAIWNLWEDFITIGGLAVLPQVMWSTFVPFVPSSILPGVISFTLAAATVILARIGKLSEKATKLVGSLSGWTATLLFMWMPVAQTWTNYLNPDNIRGLSSFTMLLSMMGNGLMIPRALFIRDLMWFTGSIWASFLQGWGNLFCMYSLNTISREFFFGTTIGLLLWTGMSLWRDSVAYGYNNPLRSIKELVFGS; encoded by the exons GCTAGCCATGGACCCTTCCGCCTCTTCCCTCCTCGCCCTTCGCGTTCACTCGTGGCGAGGGCCCATGGCTCCATCCCCATGCCACTGTGTCGACGTCTGATAACCCTAAACCAATACCTTCCGGCATCCGCAATTCCACGCCTGCGATCGTCGCCGCTCTCCGCCACCTCGGCTGACGACGTCCATCCGGTCGATAAG ATTCGATTGTTTGTTGTCCAGGGATCCAACTACCAGGAATGGGACTCCTTGACGTCCAGGTTCGCGGGAGCTGCGAACATCCCCTTCCTCCTCCTACAACTTCCCCAGATCATCCTAAACGCCCGCAATCTTCTCTCGGGCAACAACGCCGCCCTTTTTGCCGTGCCTTGGCTC GGTATGCTTACTGGATTGCTGGGCAACCTGTCGCTAGTGTCCTATTTCGTGGAGAAGAAGGAGACAGAAGCAGTCATCGTCCAGACGCTGGGTGTCGTCTCGACGTATGTAGTGATAGCACAGCTAACCATGGCCCAGGCGATGCCACTGCCGCAATTTGCGGTGACGACGATTGTTGTGGCTTTAGGGCTCGTTGTGAACTTTTTGAATTACTTTGGTTGGGTTGATGGTGCTATCTGGAATCTCTGGGAGGATTTCATTACCATTGGTGGACTAGCTGTACTCCCTCAG GTTATGTGGTCTACGTTTGTCCCATTTGTCCCCAGCAGCATCCTTCCAGGAGTCATTTCCTTCACTCTGGCAGCTGCAACTGTCATTTTG GCACGGATTGGCAAACTTTCCGAGAAGGCAACAAAGTTAGTAGGTTCATTGTCTGGATGGACTGCTACCCTCCTTTTCATGTGGATGCCGGTTGCACAGACG TGGACAAATTATCTCAACCCTGATAACATCAGAGGCTTATCCTCTTTCACAATGTTGCTTTCGATGATGGGAAATGGTCTGATGATTCCGCGAGCTTTGTTTATACGAGACCTTATGTG GTTCACTGGTTCAATTTGGGCATCATTTCTTCAGGGTTGGGGAAACCTATTCTGCATGTATAG TCTTAACACCATCAGCAGGGAGTTTTTCTTTGGAACAACCATTGGACTGCTTCTTTGGACAG GGATGTCCCTCTGGAGAGATTCAGTGGCCTATGGATACAACAACCCTTTAAGATCCATCAAAGAGCTTGTTTTTGGATCATGA